A DNA window from Thermosynechococcaceae cyanobacterium Okahandja contains the following coding sequences:
- a CDS encoding serine/threonine phosphatase, with translation MHTAQTDQDLRLWWGVLYPAYSDHPILAIPNPEVAESVFEQDTDPPNAAAYFDPQHRYQRWDSRYACDLPQLVQDLQPEETTFLAQLQASPQLWAAELDPSDPEKAIAQLQAIYPGLSRVAIAYLVLNLANPQSIPAIHDAWFDYVSTPNVPADQCHGVILDYNHAARPLKDVWEDDSIPDERLFNYLEDMLSLWQLLEPWQGHYSLLNIKNLAVNPDQSLRLHQLDFMPPLAERFQPRAQQPTLVSVWRQLFANTSERRQAVFMPLLVSLSTAPLETITEMQILLDSLAETLRTDPLEDLKEATEAEELVNGPDDISEDDEHTAIDEAPTALLPRQLVQVEIAAQTDVGRDRHHNEDVYLMNHRQQLRVTPSGQQLNVQGVFVLCDGMGGHAEGEVASSLATKTVYEYFEQTWPWQGELPSADEVRKAIYRANEVIFEANEHNAKTGSGRMGTTLVMALVDNYHLRIGHVGDSRIYRFTKRHGLEQLTIDHEVGQRLIQQGVEPEIAYARPDAYQLTQALGPRSNQSIAPDVTDIAIDEDTLILLCSDGLSDNRCLETHIISHLVPMLDFSVPLSQTLRQLIELGNQVNGHDNLTAIALRFKLRSSLSCLF, from the coding sequence ATGCATACTGCTCAAACCGATCAAGACCTCAGGCTTTGGTGGGGTGTCCTGTACCCTGCGTATAGCGATCATCCCATATTGGCCATTCCCAATCCCGAGGTTGCCGAGAGTGTCTTTGAGCAGGATACGGATCCCCCCAATGCCGCCGCCTATTTCGACCCACAGCACCGTTATCAGCGTTGGGATAGCCGCTATGCCTGCGACTTACCGCAACTGGTGCAGGATCTCCAACCGGAAGAGACCACTTTTTTGGCACAGCTGCAGGCCTCGCCCCAACTGTGGGCAGCGGAGCTAGACCCCTCAGATCCAGAAAAGGCCATCGCACAGCTACAGGCCATCTATCCCGGGCTGAGCCGGGTGGCGATCGCCTACCTAGTGTTGAACCTTGCCAACCCCCAATCTATTCCGGCCATTCATGATGCGTGGTTCGATTACGTTTCCACCCCCAACGTGCCCGCGGATCAATGCCATGGTGTGATCCTAGACTACAATCATGCGGCTCGCCCCCTCAAAGATGTGTGGGAAGACGACAGCATTCCCGACGAGCGTCTTTTTAACTACCTCGAAGACATGCTCAGCCTCTGGCAACTCCTCGAACCATGGCAGGGGCACTATTCCCTACTCAATATTAAAAACCTAGCCGTCAACCCCGACCAAAGCCTGCGGCTACACCAACTAGATTTTATGCCGCCCCTTGCTGAACGGTTTCAGCCCAGGGCGCAACAACCCACCCTTGTCAGTGTGTGGCGGCAACTGTTTGCCAATACCTCAGAGCGTCGCCAAGCCGTCTTCATGCCCCTGTTGGTCTCCTTAAGTACCGCGCCCCTCGAAACTATTACCGAGATGCAAATTCTCCTAGACTCCTTAGCAGAAACCCTGCGCACCGACCCCCTCGAGGACCTTAAGGAGGCAACCGAGGCAGAGGAGTTGGTTAATGGTCCAGACGATATATCAGAGGACGACGAGCATACCGCTATTGATGAAGCACCTACCGCCCTATTGCCGCGTCAACTGGTACAGGTGGAAATTGCGGCGCAAACCGATGTCGGGCGCGATCGGCACCATAACGAAGACGTTTACCTCATGAATCATCGCCAGCAGTTGCGGGTTACCCCCAGCGGCCAGCAACTGAATGTCCAAGGGGTATTTGTCCTGTGTGACGGCATGGGGGGGCACGCCGAAGGCGAAGTAGCTAGCTCCCTTGCCACCAAAACCGTTTATGAATACTTTGAGCAAACGTGGCCTTGGCAGGGCGAACTGCCCAGCGCCGACGAGGTGCGGAAGGCCATTTATCGCGCCAACGAAGTGATTTTCGAGGCCAACGAACACAATGCCAAAACCGGCAGTGGTCGCATGGGCACCACCCTTGTCATGGCTCTGGTAGATAACTATCACCTCCGCATCGGCCATGTGGGCGATAGCCGCATCTATCGCTTTACCAAGCGCCATGGCTTAGAGCAACTCACCATTGACCATGAAGTGGGTCAGCGGCTCATTCAGCAAGGGGTCGAACCCGAGATTGCCTACGCTCGCCCCGATGCCTACCAACTCACCCAAGCCCTTGGACCGCGCAGTAATCAATCCATTGCGCCTGACGTCACAGATATTGCCATTGATGAGGATACGTTAATTTTATTGTGCTCCGATGGCCTTTCCGATAACCGTTGCCTCGAAACCCATATTATTAGCCATTTGGTGCCAATGCTCGACTTTAGCGTACCTCTGAGCCAAACCCTCCGCCAACTTATTGAGCTGGGCAATCAAGTCAATGGTCACGATAACCTGACGGCGATCGCCCTGCGCTTCAAGCTGCGCTCCTCCCTAAGCTGCCTTTTTTGA
- a CDS encoding type II secretion system protein: MLTKLTHSQRGFSLIEVLVVVLIIGLLGSLAGVSWFSLLSEQRMRSGVNEVISAMRLAQAGARRENLRWTAAFRTQDGRVQWSVNRATTPITEWQWQNLLENDANKFEIVASETNLPLVSGSYRLTYEFNGRVAITNTPPQQLTLQPLGNTQVENQRCVQVVTLLGTVRSRKGNDCT, encoded by the coding sequence GTGTTAACGAAGCTTACCCATTCCCAGCGTGGGTTCAGCCTCATTGAGGTGCTGGTGGTGGTACTCATTATTGGCCTGCTCGGCAGCTTGGCCGGGGTCTCGTGGTTCTCGCTCTTAAGTGAGCAGCGGATGCGATCGGGGGTGAATGAAGTAATTTCGGCGATGCGGCTGGCACAAGCGGGGGCACGGCGGGAAAACCTGCGCTGGACGGCGGCCTTTCGCACCCAAGATGGCCGCGTGCAGTGGTCGGTGAACCGCGCCACCACGCCTATCACCGAGTGGCAGTGGCAAAACCTGCTGGAGAATGATGCCAACAAGTTTGAAATTGTAGCCTCAGAAACTAACCTCCCCCTTGTGAGTGGCTCTTACCGTCTCACCTACGAATTTAACGGTCGGGTGGCCATTACCAACACCCCACCCCAGCAACTGACCCTACAGCCGTTGGGCAATACCCAAGTGGAAAATCAGCGTTGTGTGCAGGTGGTGACACTGCTGGGTACGGTGCGCTCCCGCAAAGGTAACGATTGCACTTAA
- a CDS encoding prepilin-type N-terminal cleavage/methylation domain-containing protein: MRWRLWRRVSRGFTLIEILVSLLIGSVITVTLGAILIDMIETESREASLNEVRQELQSAMNFIVADLAQATFVYDGECLRGAGLCANADGSPRAPLTNYFPNFGANIRPILAMWILEQLPYDNNPAFVLPTSCPSGDAQCLRVQNARRAYTLVIYYLDTTADSEWQGVARLRRYQLRQYATLNGTTINQTPGYVDPTNNTNFAAWPLNLTTGANLQTSSPSNDLANLPVVADFIDANWTDLSNTPIACQGAVTTPTINAYVRTPALSTSPPNSFYACVLSRGSNFNTATFVYLRANPRGKPAIRPQDEAVRPVLTTTVLSRGVYQKVPGN; encoded by the coding sequence ATGCGATGGCGGCTGTGGCGGCGAGTGAGCCGTGGCTTTACCTTAATTGAGATTCTCGTCTCGCTGTTGATTGGCTCGGTGATTACTGTTACCCTTGGAGCCATCCTCATTGACATGATTGAAACCGAGTCGCGGGAGGCCTCCCTCAACGAAGTGCGCCAAGAACTCCAGTCGGCGATGAACTTTATCGTGGCGGATTTGGCGCAGGCCACGTTTGTGTATGATGGCGAGTGTTTACGGGGGGCTGGCCTATGTGCGAACGCCGATGGCAGTCCCCGCGCGCCCCTAACCAACTACTTCCCCAACTTTGGGGCGAATATCCGCCCCATTTTGGCCATGTGGATTTTAGAGCAACTGCCCTACGACAACAATCCCGCCTTTGTGTTGCCCACCAGTTGCCCTAGCGGTGATGCTCAGTGCCTACGGGTACAAAATGCCCGCCGTGCCTATACGTTGGTCATTTACTACCTCGACACCACAGCAGACAGTGAGTGGCAGGGGGTGGCGCGGCTGCGGCGCTATCAACTGCGGCAGTACGCAACCCTCAACGGCACCACCATTAACCAAACCCCCGGCTATGTGGATCCCACCAACAACACCAACTTTGCCGCTTGGCCGCTGAATTTAACCACGGGGGCCAACCTCCAGACCTCTAGCCCCAGCAATGATCTGGCCAACCTACCGGTTGTGGCCGATTTTATTGATGCCAACTGGACCGACCTGAGCAATACCCCGATCGCCTGCCAAGGGGCGGTTACCACACCTACCATTAACGCCTACGTGCGCACGCCAGCCCTGAGCACCTCTCCCCCCAATAGTTTCTATGCCTGCGTGCTCAGTCGTGGCTCGAACTTTAACACGGCCACGTTTGTGTATCTGCGAGCCAACCCCCGCGGCAAGCCGGCCATTCGCCCCCAAGATGAAGCGGTGCGGCCCGTGCTCACCACCACGGTACTCAGTCGCGGTGTGTATCAAAAAGTGCCGGGTAACTAA
- the hpsA gene encoding hormogonium polysaccharide biosynthesis protein HpsA, with amino-acid sequence MTQHHRRFGLSKRQYRKLIRSIRHLFYQLRLWLQRRLSPLRRQQRSARWGRAGFVLPTAIIVVLVLTLTVGALMLRTLNRTSQVAGERQDIQVLNAATPAIDRAKAKLEYLFTREPRRPSGVPGEARLQELMRNEGANPDPYTLDDEQRIDINGDGDLDNAWVFQPTPDSIVAYSILMTRPNDTQINQTDAQKAATLVTRNRSLNISETAGQCASAGGVAAETAEAGWDSVGSASLRKNFQIDAFVYENRNGGQALATLEFTQERELDRGNKWGAWFRNDLEIFPGPPFRWNGAMHTEGSIFVGGGNNFTAYLVSSPRSCIYTRTASEITTAQVPDIFDFDNDGNTSEPIFQGQFIAGTLRDNNTSGITTVHSYREPPADPYTTGDSDPPGQNTQFRASRDSVVDSVSQPAQLALNPVLIVTDDRSRSRATADTSNASYRANNWTSQFYGPADTGGTGRFSNQQVSKPYVDDTYRADDRYGPRPVYANVTRDALENNPAVAAEFADRVVPDGTLIGTQIPSTNQLLLRNTVPASAEVDRRTEVGLDGYWERRARQEGLRIIVGERLELGKPLDPPAGNTANNARRNEFYQHRALRDDLAAVQATAIYHYKAAGTTVNSGIPDPFVQPYPGQDTGGYEPIACLATTHHHGTPQAALRSIMFNQYAGVTLPAGTQFFDFFTGRGTNGWEFVPPNPNSTPMQTALRNLVNYAADQSTGASGMLGAFPPRQEAGVTHPNPLSTRAGNFSNLARALDPTYGNDSLADQSTRQTAACMLGMLAHSVNTLENLSFDLGQLGPLNEAIANLDDFQKPTIPTTPPPLSNGEVYPFRDTHTSSRVEVYRQGFPGDRRLTYRGGYLDANAYITALTSNASWSARPLQETATDVNARLARLIALKEQVNYELNPSGYSCSIPNAYQHLRDAFCLGENKRGFVIGQEFPMPQPGREVTVQLEDAPSYNFDVRPSDVNRSVYIAGVGQMEIREVIRDNLTGKVLSVKLRNPNPAPAGNVSSGTVIRAGASASIMPLGATLVTGTVSAPVSFPNNPLLNTTVTLTTNIALGAGDIVEIRQPNWGQLEGRFVVQLPITPAAGPVTLRYLGGTQRSGGSGSSPIPTGSVIVRLAERSGSSSPTAPILGTFNTVIKYPALRAIFNGVTPAAIAATPRPTPSDFLIPTEAGAGVLIGGNRFPNRLNQIIDFNGNARNVAFLDNTLFNGREEMAAREMDLDLDLLRRTPIGGDTWLPMGGIVYAFREDAVREDGIARPAVSGQNWMNTDPANPHDPVLTNRGISTKPVDFFADPMRRPNGFRLWNGVRLDRQGIPADKNIAGLSFISDNPVYIQGHFNWHSTNGTTSEGNRIEEFTQKLPDNFGPTEFYDNRTTLDGRFARPDSDTWRPTEILGDAVTILSSNFCNGSANDYFAQAYNNTIQGYGNQSPENVATNYTQETADAARVNNSSNSPVYPGCLNTANLRTSFLNANRPSADLLANGVWLRESPFDPSSPIFVDRNGTPWAINHLTGERIDRNGDELKFYPSGTGGDPAPNNPYNSYYGFGDDRSRNGAADTRVNAVIISGIVPSRPTQSYGGMHNFPRFIEGWGNLWIQGSFIQLSFSTQATGPFDQDQWEVPTTAACRDVNTAFNCPADTNERIKYYGAPARRWGYDVGLQLAPAGPVASRFITPARQRSEYYTELPADDPYILRLRCANRPDGGGRVDPSVTGCPI; translated from the coding sequence ATGACTCAGCACCACCGACGCTTCGGCCTTTCTAAACGACAGTATCGTAAGCTGATTCGCAGCATCCGCCACCTATTTTATCAACTGCGACTGTGGTTACAGCGTCGCCTGTCCCCCCTACGGCGGCAGCAGCGGTCTGCCCGCTGGGGTCGGGCGGGGTTTGTCTTGCCCACCGCCATTATTGTGGTGTTGGTGCTGACCCTAACGGTGGGTGCCCTCATGTTGCGCACCCTCAACCGCACCAGCCAAGTGGCCGGTGAGCGCCAAGATATTCAAGTGTTGAATGCGGCCACCCCCGCCATTGACCGCGCCAAGGCCAAGCTCGAGTACCTCTTTACCCGAGAACCGCGCCGCCCCAGTGGTGTGCCGGGGGAAGCGCGGCTTCAGGAGCTCATGCGCAATGAAGGGGCAAACCCCGACCCCTACACCCTCGACGACGAGCAGCGCATTGACATTAACGGCGATGGCGACCTCGATAACGCATGGGTCTTTCAGCCCACGCCCGACTCCATTGTCGCCTACTCGATCTTAATGACCCGCCCCAACGACACCCAAATTAACCAAACCGATGCCCAAAAGGCCGCTACCCTTGTCACCCGTAATCGATCGCTCAACATTTCGGAAACAGCAGGTCAGTGCGCCAGTGCTGGGGGGGTGGCCGCCGAAACCGCCGAGGCGGGCTGGGACAGTGTGGGGTCTGCCAGCCTCCGCAAGAACTTTCAAATTGATGCCTTTGTGTATGAAAACCGCAATGGCGGCCAAGCCCTAGCCACCCTAGAGTTTACTCAAGAGCGGGAACTGGATCGCGGCAACAAGTGGGGGGCGTGGTTCCGCAACGATCTCGAAATTTTCCCTGGGCCGCCGTTCCGTTGGAATGGGGCCATGCACACCGAGGGCAGCATCTTTGTTGGGGGCGGCAACAACTTCACCGCCTACTTGGTGAGTTCTCCCCGCTCCTGTATTTATACCCGTACCGCATCGGAAATTACCACCGCTCAGGTGCCGGATATCTTCGACTTCGATAACGACGGCAACACCAGTGAGCCAATTTTCCAAGGCCAGTTTATTGCCGGTACCCTGCGGGACAACAACACCAGTGGTATCACTACGGTACACTCCTACCGCGAACCCCCTGCCGACCCCTACACCACCGGCGATAGCGATCCGCCTGGGCAAAATACCCAGTTTCGTGCCAGCCGTGACTCGGTGGTCGATAGCGTGAGCCAACCGGCGCAGTTGGCGCTGAATCCGGTGTTGATTGTTACCGACGATCGCAGCCGATCGCGCGCCACCGCTGACACCAGCAATGCCAGTTATCGCGCCAATAACTGGACCAGCCAATTCTATGGCCCCGCCGATACGGGCGGGACGGGGCGGTTCTCGAACCAGCAGGTTTCTAAGCCCTACGTGGACGATACCTACCGCGCCGACGATCGCTACGGACCGCGCCCCGTCTATGCCAATGTTACCCGCGATGCCCTCGAAAACAACCCGGCGGTGGCCGCTGAATTTGCGGATCGCGTCGTACCGGATGGCACCCTCATTGGCACCCAAATTCCCTCGACGAATCAACTGCTGTTGCGCAACACCGTCCCCGCCTCTGCGGAAGTGGATCGCCGCACTGAAGTCGGGTTAGATGGCTACTGGGAACGCCGCGCCCGCCAAGAAGGGCTGCGGATTATTGTGGGCGAGCGGCTGGAACTGGGCAAACCCCTTGACCCGCCAGCGGGCAACACCGCCAACAATGCCCGCCGCAACGAATTTTACCAGCACCGCGCCCTGCGGGATGACCTTGCCGCCGTGCAAGCCACCGCCATTTACCACTACAAAGCGGCAGGCACCACCGTTAACTCCGGCATTCCCGATCCCTTTGTGCAGCCCTACCCGGGGCAAGATACCGGCGGTTACGAACCCATTGCCTGCTTGGCCACCACCCACCACCACGGCACCCCCCAAGCCGCCCTGCGCAGCATCATGTTTAACCAGTATGCGGGAGTGACCCTGCCCGCGGGAACCCAGTTCTTTGACTTCTTTACCGGTCGGGGCACCAACGGCTGGGAGTTTGTGCCGCCCAACCCCAACAGCACCCCCATGCAGACGGCACTGCGTAACTTGGTGAACTATGCCGCCGATCAAAGTACCGGTGCCAGCGGCATGCTAGGTGCCTTTCCGCCGCGGCAGGAAGCGGGGGTTACTCACCCCAACCCGCTGAGTACGCGGGCAGGGAACTTTTCTAACCTAGCGCGTGCCCTCGACCCCACCTATGGCAACGATAGCCTAGCGGATCAAAGCACCCGCCAAACCGCCGCCTGTATGCTGGGGATGCTGGCTCACAGTGTGAATACGCTGGAAAATCTTAGCTTTGATCTAGGGCAGCTTGGGCCGCTTAACGAAGCAATTGCCAACTTAGATGACTTCCAGAAACCAACTATACCAACTACGCCGCCTCCCCTCAGCAATGGTGAGGTCTATCCCTTCCGTGACACCCACACCAGCAGTAGGGTAGAGGTCTATCGCCAAGGCTTTCCCGGAGATCGTCGCCTGACCTATCGGGGCGGCTACCTCGATGCCAACGCCTACATTACCGCCCTCACTAGCAATGCAAGCTGGTCAGCACGCCCCCTCCAGGAAACTGCTACCGATGTGAATGCCCGCTTGGCGCGGCTCATTGCCCTCAAAGAGCAGGTGAACTACGAGCTCAACCCATCAGGCTACAGTTGCAGCATTCCTAACGCTTATCAACACCTGCGGGATGCCTTTTGCTTAGGGGAGAACAAGCGGGGGTTTGTCATTGGTCAGGAGTTTCCGATGCCCCAGCCTGGCCGTGAGGTCACCGTCCAGCTAGAAGATGCCCCGAGCTATAACTTTGATGTGCGGCCTTCAGATGTTAACCGCAGTGTTTATATTGCGGGCGTGGGGCAGATGGAGATTAGGGAGGTTATTCGTGATAACCTCACTGGCAAAGTCCTGTCGGTCAAACTACGAAACCCCAACCCGGCTCCAGCAGGGAATGTGTCTAGCGGTACCGTTATTCGGGCGGGTGCCTCTGCCTCGATCATGCCGCTGGGAGCCACCCTAGTAACTGGAACGGTTAGTGCCCCCGTATCGTTCCCCAACAATCCGCTTCTTAACACTACAGTCACGCTCACAACAAACATTGCCCTAGGGGCTGGTGATATTGTCGAAATTCGCCAACCCAACTGGGGTCAACTCGAGGGGCGCTTTGTGGTGCAATTGCCCATAACCCCAGCCGCTGGCCCCGTTACGTTGCGCTACCTTGGCGGCACCCAGCGCAGTGGTGGTAGCGGCTCCAGCCCCATTCCTACTGGCTCCGTCATTGTTCGCTTAGCTGAGCGCAGCGGTAGCTCAAGTCCGACAGCCCCCATTCTGGGCACCTTTAACACGGTCATTAAGTATCCGGCCTTGCGGGCTATCTTTAATGGCGTGACCCCCGCGGCGATCGCCGCCACGCCCCGCCCCACCCCCAGTGACTTTTTAATTCCCACCGAGGCGGGGGCGGGAGTGCTCATTGGCGGGAACCGTTTCCCCAATCGGCTGAACCAGATCATTGACTTTAACGGCAATGCCCGCAATGTGGCCTTCCTCGACAACACCCTCTTCAATGGCCGCGAGGAAATGGCCGCACGGGAAATGGATCTGGATCTTGACCTGCTGCGGCGCACTCCCATTGGCGGTGATACGTGGCTGCCGATGGGGGGCATTGTCTATGCCTTCCGCGAAGATGCGGTGCGCGAAGACGGCATTGCCCGCCCGGCGGTGAGCGGCCAGAACTGGATGAACACCGATCCGGCCAATCCCCACGACCCGGTACTCACCAATCGGGGTATTTCCACCAAGCCCGTGGACTTTTTTGCCGACCCGATGCGCCGCCCCAACGGCTTCCGGCTCTGGAACGGGGTTCGGCTGGATCGCCAAGGCATTCCTGCGGATAAAAACATTGCCGGTCTTTCGTTTATTAGCGATAACCCCGTTTATATCCAAGGGCACTTTAACTGGCACAGTACCAACGGCACCACCAGTGAGGGGAACCGCATTGAAGAGTTCACCCAAAAACTGCCCGATAACTTTGGGCCCACCGAGTTTTACGATAACCGCACCACCCTTGACGGTCGTTTTGCCCGCCCCGACTCCGACACGTGGCGACCCACCGAAATTTTAGGGGATGCGGTCACCATTCTTTCGAGTAACTTCTGCAACGGCTCTGCCAACGACTACTTTGCCCAAGCCTACAACAACACGATTCAAGGGTATGGGAATCAGTCACCGGAAAACGTGGCCACGAACTATACCCAAGAAACGGCAGACGCGGCCCGGGTGAACAATAGCTCCAACAGTCCGGTCTATCCTGGGTGCCTTAACACCGCTAACCTGCGCACCTCGTTCCTCAATGCCAACCGCCCCAGTGCCGACCTACTGGCGAATGGGGTCTGGCTACGGGAAAGCCCCTTCGACCCCAGTTCCCCCATCTTTGTGGATCGCAATGGTACCCCGTGGGCCATTAATCACCTAACGGGGGAGCGCATTGACCGCAATGGTGACGAGCTGAAGTTCTATCCCAGCGGCACGGGTGGCGACCCCGCCCCCAATAACCCCTACAACAGTTACTACGGCTTTGGGGATGACCGATCGCGCAATGGAGCCGCAGATACGCGCGTTAACGCCGTGATTATCAGCGGCATTGTGCCCTCGCGCCCCACCCAGTCCTACGGCGGCATGCACAACTTCCCCCGCTTTATTGAAGGATGGGGCAACCTCTGGATTCAGGGGTCGTTCATTCAGCTTAGCTTCTCGACCCAAGCCACGGGTCCGTTTGACCAAGATCAGTGGGAAGTGCCCACAACTGCTGCTTGCCGCGACGTCAACACGGCGTTTAACTGTCCTGCCGATACTAATGAGCGTATTAAGTATTACGGTGCGCCGGCTCGGCGGTGGGGCTACGATGTAGGTCTCCAGTTGGCTCCAGCAGGGCCGGTGGCCTCCCGCTTTATTACCCCAGCGCGGCAGCGGAGTGAATACTACACCGAATTACCTGCCGACGATCCCTATATTCTGCGGTTACGCTGCGCCAATCGTCCCGATGGGGGTGGCCGGGTCGATCCCAGCGTGACGGGTTGCCCCATCTAG
- the priA gene encoding primosomal protein N', translating to MGQWVQVLVDCPTGEEAYTYGVPTGWSVAAGDVVEVPFGRQMRCGVVLGVLRDLPQHLSPDQVRSVAAVVGASFLPAGYWSLLEQVAAYYCTPLVQVVRTALPPGVLGHSHRRLRLRSTAIPPLSAVAQRLVQLLQRSATGDYSVRYLQQQVPRAQRGITELVRLGVAEVYLAPPPRQQAQWQQAVVLLRSDGAGLSDRQRQIIQYLQQQPQECWLQEVVRATGSSTQTIQRLAQRGYVAIVERQRCRLDQGVAVPMDLPQSLTPAQETALAAILAALGTAHRFLLHGVTGSGKTEVYLQAIAACLARGRSALLLVPEIGLTPQLTDRVRARFGEKVVVYHSGLSDGERYDTWRLTLLPEPRVVIGTRSAILLPLVGLGLITLDEEHDPSYKQDQPQPCYHARTVAEWRSRQEQCPLILGSATPALSTWHWATAGDLTYLRLPQRIHGLPLPPITVVDMRQELQQGNRTMFSRVLQQALRELPQQRAQAILFIQRRGHSTFVACRSCGTALHCPHCSVSLTVHLQEPHAQVLRCHYCNYRQGLPQRCPSCGSPYLKPFGSGTQRVVAQLQQHFPDLRVLRFDSDTTQRKGAHRQLLQEFAAGKADVMVGTQMLTKGIDLPQVAVVGILAADGLLHLPDYQAAERTFQVLTQVAGRSGRGHVGGRVILQTYVPEHPVIGAVQTYAWETFAQQELASREPLGYPPYRQLILLRLSSPDPDRVAAVATTLAEQLATLAPIQRGDWQILGPAPAAIAKIAQRYRWQILLKGNPDTLGRLSPHLLSLKQQCPSQVRLSIDVDPLNFL from the coding sequence ATGGGGCAGTGGGTGCAAGTTTTAGTGGACTGCCCCACGGGGGAGGAGGCCTACACCTACGGGGTGCCCACGGGCTGGTCGGTGGCGGCGGGGGATGTGGTGGAGGTGCCCTTTGGCCGCCAGATGCGGTGCGGGGTGGTGCTGGGGGTGCTCAGGGATCTGCCCCAGCATCTCTCGCCGGATCAGGTGCGATCGGTGGCGGCGGTGGTGGGAGCCTCGTTTTTGCCTGCGGGCTACTGGTCGTTACTGGAGCAGGTGGCGGCCTACTACTGTACGCCCTTGGTGCAGGTGGTGCGCACGGCCTTACCGCCCGGGGTGCTGGGGCACTCGCACCGGCGGCTGCGCTTGCGATCAACGGCCATACCGCCCCTGTCGGCAGTGGCGCAACGGCTTGTGCAACTGCTGCAAAGGAGTGCCACGGGGGACTACAGTGTGCGTTACCTCCAACAACAGGTGCCCCGTGCCCAACGGGGGATTACTGAACTGGTGCGCTTAGGGGTGGCGGAGGTGTATTTAGCGCCGCCCCCACGGCAGCAGGCCCAGTGGCAACAGGCGGTGGTGCTGTTGCGTTCGGATGGGGCAGGACTGAGCGATCGCCAACGGCAGATTATTCAATACCTTCAGCAGCAGCCCCAAGAGTGTTGGCTACAGGAGGTGGTGCGGGCAACGGGCAGCAGCACCCAAACCATTCAACGCTTGGCGCAGCGGGGGTACGTGGCCATTGTGGAGCGGCAGCGGTGCCGTTTAGATCAGGGGGTGGCGGTGCCGATGGATCTGCCCCAATCTTTAACGCCTGCCCAAGAAACGGCGTTGGCGGCGATTTTGGCGGCGTTGGGGACGGCGCACCGGTTTTTGTTGCACGGGGTCACGGGGTCCGGTAAAACCGAGGTGTATTTACAGGCGATTGCCGCCTGCTTGGCGCGGGGGCGATCGGCGTTGCTATTGGTGCCGGAAATTGGTTTAACGCCGCAGTTGACGGATCGGGTGCGGGCACGCTTTGGCGAGAAGGTGGTGGTTTACCACAGTGGCCTGAGTGATGGGGAGCGCTATGACACGTGGCGGCTGACGCTGTTGCCGGAACCACGGGTGGTCATTGGCACCCGTTCCGCCATCCTACTGCCCCTTGTGGGGTTGGGTCTCATTACCTTAGATGAGGAGCACGACCCGAGCTACAAGCAGGATCAACCGCAGCCCTGTTACCATGCCCGCACGGTTGCCGAGTGGCGATCGCGCCAAGAACAGTGTCCCCTCATTTTAGGGTCGGCCACGCCCGCGCTGAGTACATGGCACTGGGCCACTGCCGGCGACCTCACGTACCTGAGGTTACCGCAGCGGATCCATGGGTTACCCCTGCCGCCGATTACGGTGGTGGATATGCGCCAAGAGCTACAGCAGGGCAACCGCACCATGTTTAGCCGGGTGCTCCAGCAGGCTCTCAGGGAACTGCCGCAGCAGCGGGCGCAGGCTATTTTGTTTATTCAGCGGCGCGGCCATAGTACGTTTGTAGCCTGTCGCAGTTGTGGCACCGCCCTGCATTGCCCCCATTGCAGTGTTTCCCTCACGGTGCACTTACAGGAGCCACACGCCCAAGTGTTACGCTGTCACTACTGTAATTACCGCCAAGGGTTGCCCCAGCGCTGCCCAAGCTGTGGTTCCCCCTACCTAAAACCCTTTGGCAGTGGCACCCAGCGCGTGGTGGCACAGTTGCAGCAGCACTTTCCAGACCTGCGGGTCCTGCGCTTTGACAGTGACACCACCCAACGCAAGGGGGCGCATCGTCAGCTTTTGCAGGAGTTTGCCGCCGGTAAGGCCGATGTCATGGTGGGCACCCAGATGCTCACCAAGGGGATTGATTTACCCCAAGTGGCTGTGGTGGGCATTTTAGCTGCCGATGGCTTGCTCCATTTACCGGATTACCAAGCGGCAGAGCGCACGTTTCAGGTGCTTACCCAAGTGGCGGGGCGATCGGGACGGGGGCACGTCGGCGGTCGCGTTATTTTGCAAACCTACGTGCCGGAGCATCCGGTCATTGGGGCGGTGCAAACCTACGCTTGGGAAACGTTTGCCCAGCAGGAACTGGCCAGCCGTGAGCCGTTGGGCTACCCTCCCTACCGCCAGTTGATTCTGCTGCGCCTGAGCAGCCCAGACCCGGATCGGGTTGCCGCCGTGGCCACGACCCTAGCGGAGCAGTTGGCTACCCTTGCCCCCATCCAGCGGGGAGACTGGCAGATCCTAGGCCCGGCACCGGCGGCGATCGCCAAAATTGCCCAGCGCTACCGCTGGCAAATTCTGCTTAAGGGCAACCCAGACACCCTCGGTCGTTTAAGCCCCCACCTGCTGAGCCTAAAGCAGCAGTGCCCGTCGCAGGTGCGCCTAAGTATTGACGTTGACCCCCTGAACTTCCTTTAG